The DNA region GGCTGCTGATAGGTAATCGCTTTTTCAGACAGTGCTCCAAAGTAATTGGGGAGAACAACCAAGTCCTTCTGCTGTCCGTCAATCGTTTGTACTTCGGGAATTCCGGTCACGATCCCGAACTGGCATGAAATGGACCCTTCCTGGGGCTTCGCAATGTCAGGGCGCTTATCATGGACGTCACTTGGCTGTACTGCCACGAAGAACTGGACGTAGTCACCTGGCTTGGCCGTTTGAGAAAGGGTCGACAGGTCATCCCCAAAACCCTTGCTCAAAAATGGCGGCAAACCAAGGATAGGGTCTGCACTTTCCGCGCGAGGCTCGAACAGTTGGTCGATCGTCAAAAGCTCCTCGCGGATTGTTGCTTCTAAAAAGCTGATTTCTGGGTCGAGTGATAAGAGGCCTTGTTTCTTTCCCCAGCCACCTCCACCACTCATGACATGGTGTAGTTTACCACCTGCCCGAAGAGAATGCGATAAACGATCCTGCAAAAAGCTGGTTTCAATCGGCACATTCATGTCAGGTGTTTCAACTAGAGCCCAAACAGAGACTCTCTGATCGATAATGCCATGCTCCTCAATGTAACGGGGCAGTTCCCTCTCCAACTCGGACGAAGCAGGCATTGGAACATTCGATTGGTCGTCATCAGCGGATTTCGCTACCTGGCGCAAAATGTTGCCCATGCCGGAAATGACCTTTCTTCTGCGGCTAACCGGATATAATGGGAATCGGAAGGCATTGTGAACGGAGTTCGCGGGAGATGTAATGACACAGTTGGAAAAATCAAGATACTGATCCAATGCAAATCGACTGGATGTGGCATTATAAGACCATCGCATACCGAAGAGCGTGTTTTCGTTGCCATTGATAAATATTGTGTTAGCGAGACGTAATCCGACCTCATGAGCCGGCCTGTCCGGCGCATTAGTATTGACCGAGAATAGAAGAGCTGGCTCCTCAGTTCCCGAGCTCCTGATACGACGACTCTCGGCTGCCTTCCCTTGGACGTTTTCCGCTTTCACGAATAACAGGGAGACGCCCTCAGAGTCAGACTGAGCTTGACCATTGCTGCTAATCAACGCATCCCCGGGTTGTCCACGGACATCCGGCAGTTTATCAATAATAGCCGCAATCGCATGGAGTGGGTTGAGAGAGCGAACGTTCGGAGTATTACTGAGGAATTTGTTCACACACTGTTCCAGGAAAGGGCTTGCGGGGTCAATCCATGGAGCAAAACTGGGGGTGACGAGGAGAATTGGAATATGGCCTGACTCAGCGACCGAGGCTGGAATTGGGGGAATAGTCGCGAGCACATCATCTGGGACCTTTTGAAATCGATATGGTCAGCGTACCGCAGCCGAGTGGgtaagaaagaaaaaaagcctTACAATCTCGTCTGGCGTCTTCGTAAGCCACGTGTAGGCAAATGATCGAGCCTCACGAGTAGACGTCGCCTGCGCTGTATACCATCTTTGTGCTGGCAGAGGACTTCGGGGGCAAAGCCAGCTCGTTTTTCTGAACGACAGTCGAAGCGGCTTCGACTGGAAGGTCAGACGTGCTGGCATTGAGATCGGGACGCACCCGGGTATCATGGACATGAAAGCATGGAGGACAGCAATTGCGCTGGAAAGCTGGCCGGTCCTGAGCGAAATTGTCCTGAGTACTGAAAAATGCCGTATGCATCACGATGATGTTGCTTGTTGATGTCCATTTTTCGCTCCTAATCGGGAAGGCGGTGAGGTCAGATTATCTACGAAGTACATATATCGAAGAATGACACTACTGTGGCTTAGCGTATGGCATGACTCTCACCTGGTCTTGAAGAATAAATGAGTTTTTTTTAAGGCATATCGAGTACATTGAGTACTCTGTCGGAACAATGCCACAGGTTGAGAATGCTGAGGCCAGAGAAGAGATATCCCGGTTTCCAAATATGATCTAGACGTTGGAAGAATGATCCAAGATTGAGAACATCTAACTTGTAGCAAAACAGGCATGCTGTCAGGCGGATTCGCAAAATTAGAAACATGCAGCCTCTTTGAAGCCACTCGTAAGGCTGGATGGAGCTATGCACAATTATGTGACGCTAGttccattcaccgtgccaagCATTTCCAGGCAACCAGAAAAATAGAACTCTGTATGAGCTTCCAAGGCAGTCAAATACCATTTAATTCACTGCCACAAGCTCTCTACAGGGCAAACCCTGTAAACTAAGATCAACTGAACTACTCATGGACTCAAGATGACGCAACGGGCAAGAAATGAAGAACAGCGACCTCGTGCGTACACAGTACACAGAGAGGGTCCGAGTCAATGAAGATCTCTTCTAGGCAGGCGGAAAATCTAACGTTACCCCAGCAGGGACCCAGCCAATCAGCTTTCCCTACAGCCACAGCTGGCGGGTGACCCTATGACGTACGGGGTCCGCTAGGGACGCGATGAATAAGCCTTGCGACTCTCCGCCTGCCCAATGTAGTAGGTATCGTGCCGTGGCCCTACGCCAGCATGACCGGCCACTCCCTTTCTGCCCCCCTCTCCAAGAGTCGCACGGCCGGTCTCCATATTTAAGAAGTCCGTCGCTGCTCTCCCGTCCATCTCTCCTGATTCTTTCTCTTACTCTCTATTTTCGCTTGGCGCACTGTCTTTCGTCTCAAAGCCTCCTTGATTTACTCAATAACATACCAAATCTTCTTGATTCTCATCTGATCTCTTTACATTCATCGCCAAAATGCCTTTCACTGCTTCGTAAGTCGTCTCTTTTTATCCCTGCTCTATCAGCTCATCCGCCGTCGCTGGATAATTGGAGCTGAGTTCCTCGTTTATGCAACCGATTTTTTTTATAAGTCTGCATGCTAATGTAACGCTTGTACAGTGACATCTGCAAGATCATCTTCGCCATCATCCTGCCCCCTCTGGGTGTCTTCCTGGAGAAAGGATGCGGCGCGGACTTCTTGATCAACATCTGTTTGACCATCCTGGGTTGGATCCCTGGTATCATCCACGCGATGTACGTGTTATTCCCTCTCCGAAAATCTTTGCTCCAGCATCGCTAACGCGACTTAACAGTTACATCATCTTTAAATACTAGAGAATGCCTAGCTCTCCCCGCCGCCTCGTGTGATTCCGTTCGGCGCAACCGCGATATCACCATCGGGTTTCACAAACCATCTACTCCTACCGCCTAATAATTATCTCATGGTGTTTTGGATGGGAATGGTGTTGTCAGCGAGGTTCCGAGAAGATCCGACCGAGACCGTGGCAGCCTAATATGCGGCCCCCGCTTACTTCGAAGCCCGATCTAAACGGCGGCGGAATCTTCTtatttcctttctcttctggtTTATGATTTGGCTCGGATTTGTTTTCATGTCTTTAGGatcttttctgtttttctcgTTACGGATGATACCAGCCCGTTTGTTGCGATACTGGGCCTTTTATTACCCTGTTTATCGTTGTCAATGCTTAGTTTAATGATTGATGGCAATGGCAAGGCTTTAATTCCTGCAAaaaattgcaatatatctaTCTACATGCGGTTTTCAGACGGTGTGCATCGATATGGCGGCGATGTCAACCCATCGCAAATAGACTTTGCCCAGTCCAATAGTAGAGTCCATAGCACACGCACATACATATTTCCCGTGTCCGCGTCTAGAACCAGCGAGGTTTTCAAGCCACAAGCCTTATGCGTTTCGAAACACATCACCTGATCTgacatcatcatctgcaGCCTCGGCGCCAACATGGCGCGTATTTGCTTTTGACAGCATCACCGTCTCCAGGTCTATTATTATCATGCTGTCAATCATTCCCTACTGGTTCTACCGCAGCGCTAACGGAGGCAGTATTTTAGCTCGTTGACTCGGTTATGGAGCAGATActattctttcttttttggcgCTGCGATGATCCCAGTGTTATTTGTTCTGCTATATATTAGGCGCCTGGATTCAATTCGATATCTATAACACGTTAAGATTGCAAACTACGTCTGAGATGCTTACAATGTTTACTTTGAACTGGAACGAACGCCACAAATCATCGTGGTCGCTTTTCTTGAGGGATCTGGATCACAGACGTTGCGACAATGATTTGAAAAATGCTGATCAGCAAAATTGCAGCTGAGTCTGGCATGAGATTATTTCTTCTAGTGTCTTCCGTTGGTGACTGGAATAACCGCATTGGTTTCCGAGCTTTTCCATGTTTGCTGGTCCAAATTTGATATAGTCGGATGAGCGGTCTGGATTCTATCAAGTCATGCGACTGCTGCGACAATGGTTACAAGACATGTTTGTTTGAGTATAGAAAATGGGATTATAAAGCAAATGTTTGGAAGGGTTGCTGCAAACTATAGAATATTCGAAGCTGTTTCAGTGTGGAAGCTTGCGTAGATCAATCTTTCATCCCCACGTTGAAGCTAGACATGTCTCTCCGAGTCCTTTTATAGCCCACTTTAAAACCTTTATTCCAAAAAAGTTAATAATAACAATCCTTCAACCAACAACATACAAACAAAGCCAACAGCCCTGAACCAATGACCCAAACACCGCGACTTAAGCGCCCTCTCCAGAGTCCAGCGTAGCGCCCTACCTACCCTGCATCTAAGGCTGAGCCAACCACTCAAAGACAGTCTACAGACTATTTTAAGGATGTTCTACTACATCTGATAAAAAATGGTTGATATCTTAATTCGATCCGGGCTCACATGGAGAGAGcactctcttctctctttctctctgtgttctttctcttccaatTTGAACTATGGGCTCTAAAGATATCGGCTCAATATGTTACTCTGCTTGACACAGATTCGAATATCTACGACCGTTCTTATCCTCGTACTATTTCTTTTACTAGATTTCGTCTCCAGCGCGCCTAACTTTTCTCTCGCGAGGACTGTTCCTGATTGTGCTTTCTCCTGCGCCGAACGCTTCTTAGAATCGCAATTCCCGACGAGCGAATGTCCAAACCGATCCAACACAGACTGTTTTTGCAAAATGAAGACAGATAACGGGTATACATTAGGCGAAGGCATTTTACAATGCATTCTGAGCTATTGCTCGGACGATGTGGTGGCTGAATCCGGAAACGATGTTTATAAAATCTGCGACGGGGTAAAGGGCGCTGTCTCTAAGACACATGCTTCTATTATTGCTACGCTGGTGCCAGGGGTGACGTCTAGTGCGGTGTCTGGTGATACGACGACACCGACAATATCGGCCTCGGGGACGACGGCTTCGGGGTTCGAGACGTCTGTGACTTCACCTGTTCTTACGACGTTCCAGAGTCCGGTGTCGACGACTGGGTTGGAGGGGGTTGCTTCTGCTACGAGTGGTGCTACGGAGTCGCAGTCTCAGTCTCCAAGTACCACACCAGAGGCCAACGGAGATGAAGATCAAGATTCCAATTCGCTCAGCGCGGGGGGAGTGGTGGGTGTGTCACTTGCCTCAGGGCTATCG from Aspergillus chevalieri M1 DNA, chromosome 2, nearly complete sequence includes:
- the PMP3 gene encoding YqaE/Pmp3 family membrane protein (COG:S;~EggNog:ENOG410PRTI;~InterPro:IPR000612;~PFAM:PF01679;~TransMembrane:1 (o32-55i);~go_component: GO:0016021 - integral component of membrane [Evidence IEA]) yields the protein MPFTASDICKIIFAIILPPLGVFLEKGCGADFLINICLTILGWIPGIIHAMYVLFPLRKSLLQHR
- a CDS encoding uncharacterized protein (COG:S;~EggNog:ENOG410PS4R) produces the protein MSMIPGCVPISMPARLTFQSKPLRLSFRKTSWLCPRSPLPAQRWYTAQATSTREARSFAYTWLTKTPDEIVPDDVLATIPPIPASVAESGHIPILLVTPSFAPWIDPASPFLEQCVNKFLSNTPNVRSLNPLHAIAAIIDKLPDVRGQPGDALISSNGQAQSDSEGVSLLFVKAENVQGKAAESRRIRSSGTEEPALLFSVNTNAPDRPAHEVGLRLANTIFINGNENTLFGMRWSYNATSSRFALDQYLDFSNCVITSPANSVHNAFRFPLYPVSRRRKVISGMGNILRQVAKSADDDQSNVPMPASSELERELPRYIEEHGIIDQRVSVWALVETPDMNVPIETSFLQDRLSHSLRAGGKLHHVMSGGGGWGKKQGLLSLDPEISFLEATIREELLTIDQLFEPRAESADPILGLPPFLSKGFGDDLSTLSQTAKPGDYVQFFVAVQPSDVHDKRPDIAKPQEGSISCQFGIVTGIPEVQTIDGQQKDLVVLPNYFGALSEKAITYQQPILDVQANEQVFESGTKLNVPGCRVELTLA